A genomic window from Micromonospora violae includes:
- a CDS encoding roadblock/LC7 domain-containing protein has protein sequence MTSPFLHDNVDQSQPPSTPGDLSPEARTFNWLLDSFTSSTAGVLEAIAVSSDGLLMAMSAIKDRSNAERLAAVVSGMTSLAGGAASWYALGGLNRVIVDMADGYLLISAISSGSVLGVVADRSANLGTVAYEMTLFAGRAGGALTPRLIVELKNAVQQ, from the coding sequence GTGACCAGCCCCTTCCTGCACGACAATGTCGACCAGAGTCAGCCACCCAGCACCCCTGGGGACCTCAGCCCCGAGGCCCGTACGTTCAACTGGTTGCTGGACTCCTTCACCTCCAGCACCGCAGGGGTCCTGGAGGCGATCGCGGTCTCCTCGGACGGCCTGCTGATGGCCATGTCGGCGATCAAGGACCGGTCCAACGCGGAGCGACTGGCCGCCGTCGTGTCCGGGATGACCAGCCTCGCCGGTGGGGCCGCCAGTTGGTACGCGCTCGGCGGTTTGAACCGGGTGATCGTCGACATGGCCGACGGCTACCTGTTGATCAGCGCGATCAGCAGCGGTTCCGTGCTCGGGGTGGTCGCCGACCGTTCGGCGAACCTGGGCACCGTCGCGTACGAGATGACGCTCTTCGCCGGGCGGGCCGGTGGCGCCCTGACCCCGCGACTGATCGTCGAGTTGAAGAACGCCGTTCAGCAGTGA